The Sorghum bicolor cultivar BTx623 unplaced genomic scaffold, Sorghum_bicolor_NCBIv3 super_2229, whole genome shotgun sequence DNA segment CGGCCATGCTATTACACTCCCGCAGTATTCATCCATGCTGCTGTATTTTTCGATTATCAGCTTCCTCCTCTGCAAGACACATGCTGCAATAGCATAGAGCAGCAAGTCGTCTGTTGGCGGAGCATGAAGCCTTATCCTTGCCCAAGTGGACCTTCCAATCCCAGCTCGAATTGCGTGCTGGTCAGCCCACATAACCTCCCACAGACACATAGTCTGCTCAAAAGTGAGCTCCCTCCTGAAGAGAACCACCACCATTCTGTACAGAAAGAAACAGTCTTCGGCCTGAAGTTTCTGCAGGTGCCTATAGAGGTGTGAATCCTTGCGCTTGATTATCTGTGAGACGGTTTTCAGCTGCCTTCTTATTCCAACCTCGTCAAGCCTAAAGTTGTGTCTGGCTTTCCTCATGAAACCCACAAAACACCAAAATGCTTCATGATCTTCCTCCATGACTGCAATTATTGGTGACAAGAGATCACTCATTCCTTGGCAGTACCCGATCTCTGGATCATAGAGTGCATaaaaacgcagtagagaaccgtacgaaaaatctgcagaacttctggggggcagggatgcccctctggtactataggggagagggtctgctggctgagaccatgggtgaaactgcaggaaaacactagtttttcgaggtaacgaaagccgaaccccgtgTTGTTTGTTCGTGGATAAGTTTCGGTTGCTCCCGTGCTCTGTGGACCTTCGGTTGCCATCCTCGCAAGTAGACTCACCGTGCCTAGTGCGGTGGGATGCTTTGGATGGCTCGACCGTCGTGGC contains these protein-coding regions:
- the LOC8155645 gene encoding LOW QUALITY PROTEIN: GTPase-activating protein GYP7 (The sequence of the model RefSeq protein was modified relative to this genomic sequence to represent the inferred CDS: inserted 1 base in 1 codon), with translation YALYDPEIGYCQGMSDLLSPIIAVMEEDHEAFWCFVGFMRKARHNFRLDEVGIRRQLKTVSQIIKRKDSHLYRHLQKLQAEDCFFLYRMVVVLFRRELTFEQTMCLWEVMWADQHAIRAGIGRSTWARIRLHAPPTDDLLLYAIAACVLQRRKLIIEKYSSMDEXLRECNSM